The DNA sequence CTCCAGCCTAAAAGCCCTCCAGTCCTGCCTAAAAGCTTCAGAAATCCTAAAAGCTCCAGAAATCCTAAAAGCTCCTAAATCCTGCCTAAAAGCACTCCCAGGCCTAAAAGCCCCCAGTCCAGCCTAAACGATTCACCAGCTCTAAAAACTTCACCAGTTCTAAAAGCTCCCAAATCCTGCCTAAAACCACTCCCAGTCCAGCCTAAAACCTTTCCCAGTCCTAAAACTTCCCCCAGTTCCACCTAAAATCCCCTCAGTCCCGCTGAAACCTCTCCCAGGTTTAAAAGCTCCCTCAGTCCCACCTGGAAGTCCCAGTTCTGCCTAAAACCACCCCCAGTCCAGCCTAAAACCTCTCCCAGTCCTGAAACCTTCCCCAGTCTCACCTAAACCCTCCCCAGTCCCACCTGAAAGTCCTTCAGTCCCACCTAAAAGCTCCCTAGTCCTGCCTAAACCCTCCCCCAGTCCCCCCTAAACCCTCCCCCATTCCAGCCTAAACCCTTTCCCAGTCCTAAACCTTCCCCAAGTCCAGCCTaaaccctcccccagccccccctaAACCCTCCCCCATTCCAGCCTAAAACCTCTCCCAGTCCTAAAccctctcccagtcccaccTAAAAGTCCCTCAGTCCCACTTAAAAGCTCCCTGGTCCTGCCTGAAACCTCCCCCAGTCCCACCTAAACCCTCCCCCATTCCAGCCTAAACCCTTTCCCAGCCCTAAACCCCCCCTGAGTGCCACCTAAACCCTCTCCCAGTCCAGCCTAATGCCCTCCAGTCCCACTTAAGTCCTGCCTAACACCTCCCTCCAAGTCTCGCCTAAACCCTCCCCCATTCCAGCCCAAACCCTTTCCCAGTCCTAAACACCCCCCAGTCTCACTTAAAccctctcccagtcccaccTAAACCCTCCCCCATTCCAGCCCAAACCCTTTCCCAACCCTAAcccccccccagtcccacctAAACCCTCCCCCATTCCAGCCTAAACCCTTTCCCAGTCCTAAACCCTCTCCCATTCCAGCCTAAACCCTCTCCCAGTCCTAAAGCCTCCCTGACTCCCACCTAAAccctctcccagtcccaccTAAACCCTCCCCCATTCCAGCCCAAACCCTTTCCCAACCctaacccccccccccagtcccacTTAACccctctcccagtcccaccTAAcccctctcccagtccctcccgACGCCCTGcagtgcagccccagcccagccctacTCGAGCTCCATGTCGAGCGCGGCCCTGACGCGGTCGCGGTACCCGGGCCGGAGGCGCATCCCGCCCAGCCAGGCCAGCTCGTTCTTCCCGCGGTGCCgcagctccatctcctcccaGAGCACCTCCAGGGCCAGGCCGGGGACGCCGAGCAGCGGCTCCAGCCGGGCCCTGCGGGCGCTGCCGGCCCTCACTCCCGCCAGGATGAGCGGGAGCatctctgcccagccctgcccgaCCTTCTGGGCCACCCTGCGCAGGCTGGTGGCCACGGGGCAGTCCCGGCCGCgctccagcctgtcccagtATCCCCGCAGCGGGTACGCGCTCAGGATGTCCCCGAGCCAGGGCGGCTCGGCCGGGACACGCACCGTGCCCACCTTCCCCAGCTTCTCCAACACCACCCAGCGCAGGCTCAGGCTCACCTCCCAGTCCCGCAGCATCCCCAGCGGGAAGGCGTCCACCCAGCCCGACTCCTCGTCCCGCACCACCAGCAGGGCCCGGAACCCCGTGGGATTCTCGGGAAGGTCGCCGGCGACGCCGAGGGAGAGGCAGGACCAGGGGCCCTCCGGCCGCTGCGGCCCCTCCTGGCCGTCCCCGCACTCCGGGCAGGCCCGCACCCAGCTCTTCACCTCCCGTCGCGCCCACGACCACCAGGCCACCGCCCGCACCCGCTCCAGcgtctcctcctccccctcgtGCCCCCGGTGGCACTGGGCGATGATCTCCCGCCTCTCGTACGTGGAAGGCTCCCAATTTATccagcccggcccgggccgggccgcggccCTGGCCCTGCCGCCCGCCCTGGCGATCCAACCCTCCTCCTCCGAGTCCTCTCCCCTGGCCATCCACACCCTCCTGAGCTGGAGCTTCCCGGGGTTGTGGTAGCACCAGTGGCGGACGTTCTTCCACACGGCCCTGGAATTCCAGCCCCCCTCCGGGCCCGCCCGCCCCTCCAGCCACTCCATCAGGCAATCGCAGTTGGAATACAGGTAGAGGCGGGAAGAGCTCTGGTGCcgctccaggagctcccagAGGGCCTCCAGCTCCACCTCCAGCCTGGAGCCCCCCGGGGACGCCCCCAGCAGCCACCGCCCCTCCAGGTTGGTGGCGGCGTAGCCGAGGGAGCGTCCCGAGCGGTAGCTGGCCAGGAACCACACGTCGGATCCAGGAACGTCGGGAGGCAGCCGGCGGAGCGGGGGAGCCTCGGGGAATTCCATGTAACCGCAGGTCTCCTTCGGAGCCCGCTCGGGGACCAGGAGCAGCGCCCACTGCTCCGGGAGCCGCGGCCCGTGGGGCCCCAGGGCTTGGCCGCGGGACAGGAACTTCCCGGGGCAatggggcagctggagcaggatgggCGCCGGCCCCGTGAAGGGCTGGAATTCCTGGACGGCCCAGGCGGCCGCCACgcagcccttctcctccagGGAAAGGCTCTTCTGGCCCTCCAGGACGTGGGAGATGTGTTGCACCGGCACCAGGGCCCCCCCCCTCGTCCTGCAGGAGGGTGGCTCCCGCCGTCTCCGAGTGGAGGCTCATCCTGATGAGGAAGGGCCGGGATTTATCCGGGAAGCGCAGGACGGGCACGAGGGCTTCtcgcagctccctcagcctctgctgctgctcctcctgccatTCCCACTGCGCCCCGTCCCCGGTGAGCCAGTGCAGCGGCCGGGCCAGCTCGGAGTAGTCCGGGATGTGACTCCGCCAGTAGCCGAATTTCCCGAGGAGGCTGCGGAGCTCCTTGGCGTCGCgggggctgggaatgctgcgGAGCTCCTCCAGCGCGGCGTCCGGGATCCCCCTCCCCGCGGCTCCGACGGTGGCTCCCAGGTACGTCACCTGGCTCCGGACGAGCTGCGCCTtctccaacttggccttgaaccCGGTGTCCTGGATGAGCTCCAGGACCCTCCGCGTCCGCGCCTCCACCTCCT is a window from the Pseudopipra pipra isolate bDixPip1 unplaced genomic scaffold, bDixPip1.hap1 HAP1_SCAFFOLD_540, whole genome shotgun sequence genome containing:
- the LOC135408639 gene encoding uncharacterized protein LOC135408639; this translates as MPTFWSRGKERQGGLSRVWRWLWLLRGGNRASRGFGKSSGGSGRQAEWEEFQRQEYEQWKQSLSWDEPSLGCRARDVPGCARMGKLEKPRACRNSGGGKGQQEKLDICSTIQPLEEDGRDEASLGCKARDVPRCARMEKALGKLEEPGACRNSGGGKGQQEKLDICSVIQPLEEDGWGEASVGCRARDGNVPREGGGLGNGMDQPQLPAQGGASEDEEGLSGGGSPQLLQSRVEGRDTPTVPGKDLEPRPAEGTPGEEPRSRVWEKLERLGEPMERWEGQPLGALAMGRLAMWRREFPAVWARYRMDCGRVAEEVDLDGDWVPPQREQPLPPDQREAVEELLPELLKEGIVVKGASNYNNLIVPTRKGTQWRLTLKCKALNKATPTEPEESLSRDRILASVPAGSRWFSVLDLSCASFAIPLAQSCWHRFAFTFQGQQFLFTRLPPGFRSTGSIMHRRVARMLSRLGGQGDGPWAFNCNDDILIAGRTAEEVEARTRRVLELIQDTGFKAKLEKAQLVRSQVTYLGATVGAAGRGIPDAALEELRSIPSPRDAKELRSLLGKFGYWRSHIPDYSELARPLHWLTGDGAQWEWQEEQQQRLRELREALVPVLRFPDKSRPFLIRMSLHSETAGATLLQDEGGGPGAGATHLPRPGGPEEPFPGGEGLRGGRLGRPGIPALHGAGAHPAPAAPLPREVPVPRPSPGAPRAAAPGAVGAAPGPRAGSEGDLRLHGIPRGSPAPPAASRRSWIRRVVPGQLPLGTLPRLRRHQPGGAVAAGGVPGGLQAGGGAGGPLGAPGAAPELFPPLPVFQLRLPDGVAGGAGGPGGGLEFQGRVEERPPLVLPQPREAPAQEGVDGQGRGLGGGGLDRQGGRQGQGRGPARAGLDKLGAFHVREAGDHRPVPPGARGGGGDAGAGAGGGLVVVGATGGEELGAGLPGVRGRPGGAAAAGGPLVLPLPRRRRRPSRESHGVPGPAGGAGRGVGLGGRLPAGDAAGLGGEPEPALGGVGEAGEGGHGACPGRAALARGHPERVPAAGILGQAGARPGLPRGHQPAQGGPEGRAGLGRDAPAHPGGSEGRQRPQGPAGAAARRPRPGPGGALGGDGAAAPREERAGLAGRDAPPARVPRPRQGRARHGARVGLGWGCTAGRREGLGEGLGGTGRGVKWDWGGGLGLGKGLGWNGGGFRWDWERV